A genomic region of Dreissena polymorpha isolate Duluth1 chromosome 4, UMN_Dpol_1.0, whole genome shotgun sequence contains the following coding sequences:
- the LOC127877379 gene encoding uncharacterized protein LOC127877379, whose protein sequence is MTTYWYISAALPVCLNIANAIDMFGLSYNYFDEMAQNYCAAKGEGWVFSIRRDCFGIAPTCNNMCAAAKTDILSAMGIQVTKAGCFDGVFIIKDHKQLLPNPVNSQPVAGRASLITYGYGVGACTWGPNHCGPNY, encoded by the exons ATGACGACATATTGGTATATTTCTGCTGCCCTTCCAG TCTGTTTGAACATTGCCAATGCTATTGACATGTTTGGGTTAAGCTACAACTACTTTGACGAGATGGCACAGAACTATTGCGCTGCAAAAGGTGAAGGCTGGGTGTTTAGTATTAGGCGGGATTGTTTTGGCATAGCTCCAACATGCAACAACATGTGTGCGGCGGCAAAGACCGACATTCTTAGTGCCATGGGAATTCAAGTGACTAA AGCTGGCTGTTTCGATGGAGTTTTCATAATAAAAGATCACAAACAACTCCTGCCTAACCCAGTAAACTCGCAACCTGTTGCAGGAAGGGCCAGTCTCATAACTTATGGTTATGGTGTTGGCGCGTGTACCTGGGGCCCTAATCACTGTGGTCCAAACTATTGA